The Branchiostoma floridae strain S238N-H82 chromosome 17, Bfl_VNyyK, whole genome shotgun sequence genome has a window encoding:
- the LOC118404855 gene encoding protein unc-13 homolog C-like, giving the protein MAPRKGNTSEDDSVSLSVVKELLELQERNFKSFLDTIMESTHKRMDNIIREVQEIKDSLHFSQKEIDDNKLNLYRHVQKVEDIETEITLLKKDITANDTKVDNLENQSRRNNILIDVVPDTKDETWDQCEQKVRDLLKEKLKLDPKQIEIERAHRNGRFQDGGRPRPIVAKLLRFKDKDTIIKRAKYLKGSTIYMSEDFSEKVRQKRKELIPEMKAARERGNIAYLKFDILIVHPPGEGGADRRRTRADSRH; this is encoded by the coding sequence ATGGCACCAAGAAAAGGCAACACTTCCGAAGACGATTCTGTATCTCTGTCAGTTGTCAAAGAACTACTAGAACTACAAGAGAGGAACTTCAAATCATTCCTGGACACGATTATGGAGTCAACACACAAGAGAATGGACAACATTATACGGGAAGTTCAAGAGATTAAGGACAGCCTTCACTTCTCACAAAAGGAAATCGACGACAACAAACTCAACCTATATCGACATGTACAAAAGGTAGAGGACATAGAAACAGAAATAACCCTACTCAAGAAAGACATCACCGCAAACGACACCAAAGTTGACAACCTTGAAAATCAATCGCGAAGAAATAATATATTGATTGACGTAGTCCCTGACACCAAGGACGAGACTTGGGACCAGTGTGAGCAGAAAGTAAGGGATCTACTCAAGGAAAAACTGAAGCTAGATCCCAAACAGATAGAAATAGAAAGAGCGCACAGGAACGGACGTTTTCAGGACGGAGGACGACCGCGCCCAATCGTAGCGAAACTGCTAAGATTCAAGGACAAGGACACAATCATCAAACGAGCAAAGTATCTGAAAGGAAGCACTATCTACATGAGCGAGGATTTTTCCGAGAAGGTGAGACAGAAGAGGAAGGAACTGATCCCGGAAATGAAAGCTGCACGTGAACGTGGAAACATCGcgtacctgaaatttgacatacTTATTGTCCACCCACCTGGAGAGGGAGGAGCTGATCGCAGGCGCACTAGAGCCGACTCCAGACACTGA